From Montipora foliosa isolate CH-2021 chromosome 6, ASM3666993v2, whole genome shotgun sequence, a single genomic window includes:
- the LOC138008846 gene encoding uncharacterized protein — protein MSTQSANSKNEERFPHVVIPFRTDYRRKHLRRSAKCTAEAPSTRGDLVVEKKYEDLIHDFVPDCFEHIQNFHHYRSDLARINSGFKVIYLSDSERTANSENELRKVYKQYVKSVSPNSSFKGHLQRVRGNTMQPEKIENKNEVAKDTLTLSQECRYEGIEKCGRRLEASTRYSNLEVLGEDTWRTCTDSNESSSRNKQKQQLPSPSDGSEDDATSDIGDPRGKLEKAAGKFMPSQPSFQSIDSNFSGTKPPITTPNRMSRRSSVRTLVYENRKGDKSVNVNGTSFRLEPSAWQAEQNHCPHGLAPFHSRFPHLKASSLPSSPTRQRWSEMATPPWQQYRVLCDAFRPNNSPQSVVCRKRYPNGYKRPKFASTTEFEYYIHVVSEAYV, from the coding sequence ATGTCGACGCAGAGCGCAAATTCAAAGAATGAAGAACGCTTTCCGCACGTTGTCATTCCGTTCAGAACCGACTATAGGAGAAAGCATCTGAGAAGATCAGCAAAATGCACTGCTGAAGCACCAAGCACAAGGGGCGACCTTGTTGTGGAAAAGAAATACGAAGATTTGATTCACGACTTCGTGCCTGATTGCTTCGAGCATATTCAGAATTTCCATCATTACCGGAGCGATCTGGCAAGGATAAACTCCGGCTTCAAGGTAATATATCTAAGCGACAGTGAAAGGACAGCAAATAGTGAGAACGAGCTTAGAAAGGTATATAAACAATATGTCAAAAGTGTAAGCCCGAATTCTTCTTTTAAAGGTCATTTGCAAAGGGTCCGTGGGAATACTATGCAACCAGAAAAGATAGAAAACAAGAACGAGGTTGCCAAGGATACCTTAACTTTGTCTCAAGAATGCAGATACGAGGGCATCGAAAAGTGTGGCAGGAGGCTTGAAGCAAGCACGAGATATTCTAATCTTGAGGTTTTAGGGGAAGATACCTGGCGAACCTGCACAGATTCCAATGAATCGAGTTCGAGAAATAAACAGAAACAGCAATTACCGAGTCCGAGTGATGGCAGCGAGGATGATGCAACAAGTGACATTGGAGACCCACGTGGCAAGCTCGAAAAGGCGGCTGGGAAGTTCATGCCGAGCCAGCCGAGTTTCCAAAGTATTGACAGCAATTTTTCTGGTACAAAACCTCCGATCACTACCCCCAACAGAATGTCCAGACGATCGTCCGTACGAACGCTTGTTTATGAAAACCGCAAAGGCGATAAAAGTGTTAACGTCAACGGAACATCGTTTCGGCTAGAACCCTCAGCGTGGCAAGCAGAACAGAATCACTGTCCCCACGGCCTTGCACCATTTCATTCACGTTTCCCACATCTTAAAGCGAGTTCTCTCCCTTCCAGCCCCACGAGACAGAGATGGAGTGAAATGGCAACTCCTCCGTGGCAACAATACAGAGTTCTCTGCGATGCATTTCGACCAAACAACTCGCCCCAGAGCGTCGTGTGCCGGAAACGTTACCCCAATGGGTATAAAAGACCAAAGTTTGCGTCCACCACAGAGTTTGAGTACTATATTCATGTTGTATCCGAAGCGTATGTGTGA